One stretch of Streptomyces sp. 135 DNA includes these proteins:
- a CDS encoding glycosyltransferase family 4 protein, protein MPQHVPSSLREAAPRHAQHLPAPPPQPRRIVFLAHRDLGNPAAGGSELLVDRLADGLSELGHQVTLLCGGPAAYRDYRVVSAGGDLGHYLRARSAFTRQVGDCDLLVEVCNGMPYLAPLWHRGPTLCLVNHVHTDLWGMRFQGALAPAARLGRRLEHWALSGAQRGNLLVAVSPSTATALRAIGVDRERIRIVHNGVEEPGPLHARSDEPLFLAMGRLVEYKRIDLLLRLWERVRPVTGGRLVIVGEGPERARLERLAGPGVEFRGHVSEAEKHRLLCEAWMLLHPSAVEGWGLVITEAATRSTPSVGFDVPGVRDSIEDGVTGLLARGESSFAAAWCTLALSAERRRALGKAAGERAAQFRWGNTVRQFQAVAAEAVAAHHAPAGPPTPQGT, encoded by the coding sequence ATGCCCCAGCACGTACCGTCCTCGCTGCGCGAGGCCGCCCCACGGCACGCGCAGCACCTCCCGGCGCCTCCCCCACAGCCGCGCCGGATCGTGTTCCTCGCCCACCGCGACCTCGGCAACCCGGCCGCGGGCGGCTCCGAACTGCTCGTCGACCGGCTGGCCGACGGGCTCAGCGAGCTGGGCCACCAGGTCACGCTGCTGTGCGGCGGACCCGCCGCCTACCGCGACTACCGCGTGGTCTCCGCAGGTGGCGACCTCGGTCACTACCTGCGGGCACGCTCCGCCTTCACCCGGCAGGTCGGCGACTGCGACCTGCTCGTGGAGGTCTGCAACGGCATGCCGTACCTGGCGCCGCTGTGGCACCGCGGGCCGACGCTCTGCCTGGTCAACCACGTCCACACCGATCTGTGGGGGATGCGCTTCCAAGGCGCGCTCGCCCCCGCGGCCCGGCTCGGGCGAAGACTGGAGCACTGGGCCCTGTCCGGCGCGCAGCGCGGCAACCTGCTGGTGGCCGTCTCGCCGTCGACGGCCACGGCCCTGCGCGCCATCGGCGTGGACCGTGAACGAATACGGATCGTGCACAACGGCGTCGAGGAGCCGGGCCCGCTGCACGCCCGCTCCGACGAGCCGCTGTTCCTGGCCATGGGACGCCTCGTCGAGTACAAGCGGATCGATCTCCTCCTCCGGCTGTGGGAACGGGTCAGGCCCGTCACCGGCGGCCGGCTCGTGATCGTCGGCGAGGGCCCCGAGCGGGCCCGCCTCGAGCGGCTCGCCGGTCCCGGCGTGGAGTTCCGCGGTCATGTCTCCGAGGCCGAGAAGCACCGGCTGCTCTGCGAGGCCTGGATGCTCCTGCATCCCTCGGCCGTGGAGGGCTGGGGCCTGGTCATCACCGAGGCGGCGACGCGCTCGACGCCCTCGGTCGGCTTCGACGTCCCCGGGGTCCGCGACTCCATCGAGGACGGGGTCACCGGCCTCCTCGCGCGCGGGGAGAGCTCCTTCGCCGCCGCCTGGTGCACGCTGGCGCTCAGCGCCGAGCGCCGCAGGGCGTTGGGCAAGGCCGCGGGCGAACGGGCCGCGCAGTTCCGCTGGGGCAACACGGTCCGGCAGTTCCAGGCGGTGGCGGCCGAGGCGGTCGCCGCCCACCACGCGCCCGCCGGGCCCCCGACCCCGCAGGGGACCTAA
- a CDS encoding Trm112 family protein — protein MNPEDPLLKILACPLDKGPLHLLTPEEPFASQEAPLVPEEALYNPRLRRRYPVIDGIPQLLPSSGEQVPEDEHEQLLKRISP, from the coding sequence ATGAACCCCGAAGACCCGCTGCTGAAGATCCTCGCCTGCCCGCTGGACAAGGGGCCGCTGCACCTGCTCACCCCGGAGGAGCCCTTCGCCTCGCAGGAAGCGCCCCTCGTACCGGAAGAGGCGCTCTACAACCCGCGGCTGCGCCGCCGCTACCCGGTGATCGACGGCATCCCGCAGCTGCTGCCCTCCTCCGGCGAGCAGGTCCCGGAGGACGAGCACGAGCAGCTGCTCAAGCGAATATCGCCGTGA
- a CDS encoding NADP-dependent oxidoreductase — MSVTPEQLPSVSREWHLVRRPNGWPVPEDFALREVPVTAPAEGRVLVRNLHFSVDPYMRGRMNDVKSYVPPFQLDHPMEGGAVGEVVASNAEGFAVGDHVLHFAGWREYASVPAQYATKVDADAAPLSAYLGVLGMTGLTAYAGLLEVASFKEGDAVFVSGAAGAVGSQVGQIAKLKGASRVIGSAGSDEKVKLLVEEYGFDAAFNYKDDKPVAEQLKEAAPDGIDVYFDNVGGEHLEAAIGRLNVHGRVTICGMIAGYNEKEPTPAPRNLALVIGKRLRLQGMLVQDHSALQPEFVREVGAWIRSGELKYSETVVEGVENGVEAFLGMLRGENTGKMIVSLA; from the coding sequence ATGTCCGTCACCCCCGAGCAGCTCCCCTCCGTCAGCCGCGAATGGCACCTGGTGCGCCGCCCGAACGGCTGGCCGGTCCCGGAGGACTTCGCGCTGCGCGAGGTTCCCGTCACCGCCCCCGCCGAGGGTCGCGTCCTGGTCCGCAACCTCCACTTCTCCGTGGACCCGTACATGCGGGGCCGGATGAACGACGTGAAGTCGTACGTCCCGCCGTTCCAGCTCGACCACCCCATGGAGGGCGGCGCGGTCGGCGAGGTCGTCGCCTCGAACGCCGAGGGCTTCGCCGTGGGCGACCACGTGCTGCACTTCGCGGGCTGGCGCGAGTACGCCTCGGTGCCCGCCCAGTACGCCACCAAGGTCGACGCCGACGCCGCGCCGCTCTCCGCCTACCTCGGCGTGCTCGGCATGACGGGCCTGACCGCGTACGCCGGGCTGCTCGAAGTGGCCTCCTTCAAGGAGGGCGACGCCGTCTTCGTCTCCGGCGCCGCCGGTGCCGTCGGCAGTCAGGTCGGCCAGATCGCCAAGCTCAAGGGCGCCTCGCGCGTCATCGGCTCGGCCGGCTCGGACGAGAAGGTCAAGCTCCTCGTCGAGGAGTACGGCTTCGACGCCGCCTTCAACTACAAGGACGACAAGCCGGTCGCCGAGCAGCTCAAGGAGGCCGCCCCCGACGGCATCGACGTCTACTTCGACAACGTCGGCGGCGAACACCTGGAGGCCGCCATCGGCCGTCTGAACGTGCACGGCCGCGTCACGATCTGCGGCATGATCGCCGGCTACAACGAGAAGGAGCCGACCCCCGCCCCGCGCAACCTCGCCCTGGTCATCGGCAAGCGCCTGCGCCTTCAGGGCATGCTCGTGCAGGACCACTCCGCGCTCCAGCCGGAGTTCGTCCGCGAGGTCGGCGCCTGGATCCGCTCGGGTGAGCTGAAGTACAGCGAGACGGTCGTCGAGGGCGTCGAGAACGGCGTGGAGGCCTTCCTCGGCATGCTCCGCGGCGAGAACACCGGAAAGATGATCGTCTCCCTGGCCTGA
- a CDS encoding class I SAM-dependent methyltransferase produces MKDPSLRRSATLFRAFLREQQEPERCYTLLAKDAANQVEAYVPVKDRVVVDIGGGGGYFTEEFRRRGAQSFLFEPDLAEMTASGTKPPEGSVVADGYLLPLADAVADVTFSSNVLEHVDDPQTFLSEMVRVTRPGGLIYVSFTNWLSPWGGHEWAPWHYLGADRARARYERRTGKAAKHTLGENLFAHHVGATLRQVRARDDVDVVSARSRYWPFLAGAITKVPGVREVATWNLLLILRRCP; encoded by the coding sequence GTGAAAGACCCGTCCCTGCGCCGCTCCGCCACGCTCTTCCGGGCCTTCCTGCGCGAACAGCAGGAGCCCGAACGCTGCTACACCCTCCTCGCGAAGGACGCCGCCAACCAAGTGGAGGCGTACGTACCGGTGAAGGACCGCGTCGTCGTCGACATCGGCGGCGGAGGCGGCTACTTCACCGAGGAGTTCCGGCGGCGCGGCGCGCAGAGTTTCCTCTTCGAGCCGGATCTCGCGGAGATGACGGCGTCGGGCACCAAGCCCCCCGAGGGCTCGGTCGTCGCCGACGGCTATCTGCTGCCACTGGCGGACGCCGTCGCCGACGTCACGTTCTCCTCGAATGTCCTGGAGCACGTCGATGACCCGCAGACGTTCCTGAGCGAGATGGTCCGGGTCACCAGGCCCGGCGGACTCATCTATGTCTCGTTCACCAACTGGCTCTCCCCCTGGGGCGGTCACGAGTGGGCGCCCTGGCACTACCTGGGCGCCGACCGGGCCCGCGCCCGCTATGAACGACGTACCGGAAAAGCCGCGAAACACACGCTCGGCGAGAACCTCTTCGCACACCACGTCGGAGCCACCCTGCGTCAGGTGCGGGCCCGCGACGACGTGGACGTGGTGTCGGCGCGCTCGCGCTACTGGCCGTTCCTGGCCGGGGCGATCACCAAGGTGCCGGGTGTGCGCGAGGTCGCGACCTGGAACCTCCTCCTCATCCTCAGGCGGTGTCCATGA
- a CDS encoding DUF4232 domain-containing protein, which yields MRSRLAARSARLALTAVAAAALTATAAGTALAAGGQSKAPVEQLCGTNDLTFKLTEKTQAGGYLLVTAKARPGITCYLEGTIPSASFGSSPDSEVTPAEQAVTDSVKLSGATAAYAGINPKTTNGDYGTEYERLFLAVAGDETGAVTLKLPSATLVDKPVATNWHADPADAVPFMN from the coding sequence ATGCGTTCGCGTCTTGCCGCCCGTTCCGCCCGTCTCGCCCTCACCGCCGTCGCCGCCGCGGCCCTCACCGCCACCGCCGCCGGGACCGCCCTGGCCGCCGGCGGCCAGAGCAAGGCTCCCGTCGAGCAGCTCTGCGGCACCAACGACCTGACCTTCAAGCTCACCGAGAAGACGCAGGCCGGCGGCTACCTCCTCGTCACCGCCAAGGCCAGGCCCGGCATCACCTGCTACCTGGAGGGCACCATCCCCTCCGCCTCCTTCGGGTCCTCCCCCGACTCGGAGGTCACCCCTGCCGAGCAGGCCGTCACCGACTCCGTGAAGCTCTCCGGTGCCACCGCCGCCTACGCCGGCATCAACCCGAAGACGACCAACGGCGACTACGGCACGGAGTACGAGCGGCTGTTCCTCGCCGTGGCCGGTGACGAGACCGGGGCCGTCACCCTGAAGCTGCCCAGCGCCACGCTGGTCGACAAGCCCGTCGCCACCAACTGGCACGCCGACCCGGCCGACGCCGTTCCCTTCATGAACTGA
- a CDS encoding YwqG family protein, giving the protein MTQTSSGALRALAHEHLPSDVAERWLGLLRPGVRLTAAGGDDAVVGQLGGEPRLPRDVEWPVWEGNGPLSFIASVDCAALPQGVLDIPFPASGTLAFFYFDGQLDDGEALVDVGDIGSRAGARVVYVPAGTPAEARATPEELDAYPHIPLTARPDLTVADATHPRIQQAFAPDARPFEKYDHPVCGEEFTDALWEYDGEVGHQLGGTPQSVQGPVELEVARGALGPDTDWHDPRLAGEAEHWVLLAQFDSDEAADMMWGDEGCLYWLIRRADLAELRFDRALFTWQCC; this is encoded by the coding sequence ATGACGCAGACCTCTTCGGGCGCACTGCGCGCCCTTGCCCATGAGCACCTTCCCTCCGACGTCGCCGAGCGGTGGCTCGGGCTGCTGCGGCCCGGCGTCCGGCTCACCGCGGCGGGCGGGGACGACGCGGTGGTGGGCCAGTTGGGCGGGGAGCCCCGGCTGCCGCGGGACGTGGAGTGGCCGGTGTGGGAGGGGAACGGCCCGTTGTCGTTCATCGCCTCGGTGGACTGCGCGGCCCTGCCCCAAGGGGTGCTCGACATACCGTTCCCCGCCTCGGGCACGCTGGCTTTCTTCTACTTCGACGGCCAACTGGACGACGGCGAGGCCCTGGTGGACGTGGGCGACATCGGGTCGAGGGCCGGGGCCCGGGTCGTGTACGTGCCCGCGGGCACGCCCGCCGAGGCGCGGGCCACGCCCGAGGAGCTGGACGCCTACCCCCACATCCCGCTCACCGCGCGCCCCGACCTGACGGTCGCGGACGCCACGCACCCGCGGATCCAGCAGGCCTTCGCCCCTGATGCCCGGCCCTTCGAGAAGTACGACCACCCGGTGTGCGGCGAGGAGTTCACTGACGCCCTGTGGGAGTACGACGGCGAAGTGGGCCACCAGCTCGGCGGCACCCCGCAGTCGGTGCAGGGGCCCGTCGAGCTGGAGGTCGCCCGCGGGGCCCTGGGACCGGACACCGACTGGCACGACCCCCGGCTCGCCGGCGAGGCGGAGCACTGGGTGCTGCTGGCGCAGTTCGACTCGGACGAGGCGGCGGACATGATGTGGGGCGACGAGGGCTGCCTGTACTGGCTGATACGCCGCGCCGACCTGGCGGAACTCCGCTTCGACCGGGCGCTGTTCACCTGGCAGTGCTGCTGA
- a CDS encoding MarR family transcriptional regulator produces the protein MATSSSRTPSSRADPLTREVVELIGAVVGRYYEEYEEAAAEHALTGAQARVLGLLFLEPMPMRRIAQKLKCEPSNITGIVDRLEARGLVERRPDPADRRVKLAAPTPEGAEVARGLRDSLNFAREPLAELSREERLSLRGLLRRMLGEEA, from the coding sequence ATGGCCACCAGCAGCTCACGTACCCCTTCCTCCCGAGCCGATCCGCTGACGCGCGAAGTCGTCGAGCTGATCGGCGCGGTCGTGGGGCGCTACTACGAGGAGTACGAGGAGGCGGCGGCCGAGCACGCGCTGACCGGCGCGCAGGCGCGCGTCCTCGGTCTGCTCTTCCTCGAACCTATGCCCATGCGCCGCATCGCGCAGAAGCTGAAGTGCGAGCCGTCGAACATCACGGGCATCGTCGACCGCCTGGAGGCGCGCGGTCTCGTCGAGCGGCGCCCGGACCCCGCCGACCGACGCGTGAAGCTGGCGGCGCCCACCCCGGAGGGCGCCGAGGTCGCCCGCGGTCTGCGCGACTCCCTGAACTTCGCGCGCGAGCCGCTGGCCGAGCTCTCGCGCGAGGAGCGGCTCTCGCTGCGGGGGCTGCTGCGCAGGATGCTGGGCGAGGAGGCGTAG
- a CDS encoding class I SAM-dependent methyltransferase, whose product MTTATGRRPAGLRDFYENPAVPVASGDARSLRQARILAAALGPATARTATVLDIGCGDGTAAATAAPLLAGHRVIGVDWSQDALKRAHAHLPYVVRGELTDGGLPFADGAADAVLFSEVIEHLVDPDSALDELRRVLRPGGHLMLSTPNLAAWYNRGLLLAGVQPVFSEVSLRGIHGRPGKEVVGHLRLYTARALREFVAASGFSVVGLSGAPFHGVPRPLRALDRLACAVPSAASILLLHARRT is encoded by the coding sequence GTGACCACCGCGACCGGCAGGCGGCCCGCCGGGCTCCGCGACTTCTACGAGAACCCGGCCGTCCCTGTGGCGTCGGGCGACGCCCGCAGCCTGCGCCAGGCCCGCATCCTCGCCGCCGCGCTCGGCCCGGCCACCGCCCGCACCGCCACCGTCCTGGACATCGGCTGCGGCGACGGCACGGCCGCCGCGACCGCGGCACCGCTCCTCGCGGGCCACCGGGTGATCGGCGTGGACTGGTCGCAGGACGCCCTGAAGCGCGCCCACGCCCACCTTCCGTACGTCGTACGGGGGGAACTCACCGATGGTGGGCTGCCGTTCGCGGACGGCGCGGCCGACGCCGTCCTGTTCAGCGAGGTCATCGAGCACCTCGTGGACCCGGACAGCGCGCTGGACGAGCTGCGCAGGGTCCTCAGGCCGGGCGGGCACCTCATGCTGTCCACCCCCAACCTCGCGGCCTGGTACAACCGCGGCCTGCTCCTCGCCGGGGTGCAGCCGGTCTTCTCCGAGGTGAGCCTGCGCGGCATCCACGGCCGCCCCGGCAAGGAGGTCGTGGGCCACCTGCGGCTCTACACCGCCCGCGCGCTGCGGGAGTTCGTCGCGGCGAGCGGCTTCAGCGTCGTAGGCCTGTCCGGCGCGCCCTTCCACGGCGTGCCACGCCCGCTGCGCGCCCTGGACCGGCTCGCCTGCGCCGTCCCGAGCGCCGCCTCGATCCTGCTGCTGCACGCCCGAAGGACTTGA
- a CDS encoding helix-turn-helix domain-containing protein, with the protein MTDTQPPEAAAADQGAAPSRSAWRDVPPRQVRRFAALALEEVPALAQDILREIRAEYPGLPVVLDDSGEPMALVGIRRALEGFVQQLASQEGRPRYHLEVFQEFGRGEGLHGRSLDSLQAIYRLGVRLAWRRLAEIGQQIEIPPPAMYELAESGFEYLDGLVDQSVRGYAEAAAREAGERLRLQRKLMELLLSERRAESTGGTAHATGTGRGSSSGPAPFGNALGERAARVGWQLPERVAVGVLLRPAREAVAPAVGEGVLLDMEAEQPRMVVPDPEAAGRPELLRRAMTGWSGAIGPPVPLADAAKSLRWAEAAVRLMERGLLPAGEVLHCTEHTEALVLLQPEELIEDLARRCLAPLDHCGPAHGRRLAETLLAWLETRGGAPEVAARLGVHPQTVRYRLRQIRELWGDEVDDPDRRFELELVLRARRLRGLLGPAQPPGPGRVSSTAR; encoded by the coding sequence GTGACCGACACCCAGCCCCCCGAGGCCGCCGCGGCGGACCAGGGCGCCGCGCCGTCGCGCTCCGCCTGGCGGGACGTGCCGCCCCGGCAGGTCCGGCGGTTCGCCGCGCTCGCCCTGGAGGAGGTCCCCGCCCTCGCCCAGGACATCCTGCGCGAGATCCGCGCCGAGTACCCGGGCCTGCCCGTCGTCCTCGACGACTCGGGGGAGCCCATGGCGCTGGTCGGCATCCGCCGCGCCCTGGAGGGCTTCGTCCAGCAGCTGGCGTCCCAGGAGGGCCGGCCCCGTTACCACCTGGAGGTCTTCCAGGAATTCGGCCGCGGCGAGGGCCTGCACGGCCGCAGCCTCGACTCGCTCCAGGCGATCTACCGCCTCGGCGTACGCCTCGCCTGGCGCCGCCTCGCCGAGATCGGCCAGCAGATCGAGATCCCGCCCCCCGCCATGTACGAACTCGCCGAGTCGGGCTTCGAGTATCTGGACGGCCTGGTCGACCAGTCCGTACGCGGCTACGCCGAGGCCGCGGCCCGCGAGGCGGGTGAGCGGCTGCGGTTGCAGCGCAAGCTGATGGAGCTGCTGCTCTCCGAGCGGCGTGCCGAATCCACCGGCGGCACGGCACACGCCACCGGCACGGGCCGCGGCTCGTCGTCCGGACCCGCCCCCTTCGGCAACGCCCTCGGCGAGCGGGCCGCACGGGTCGGCTGGCAGCTGCCCGAGCGGGTCGCCGTGGGCGTCCTGCTGCGCCCCGCCCGCGAGGCCGTCGCGCCCGCCGTCGGGGAGGGCGTCCTGCTCGACATGGAGGCCGAGCAGCCCCGCATGGTCGTGCCCGACCCCGAGGCGGCCGGCCGCCCCGAGCTGCTGCGCCGCGCCATGACCGGCTGGTCGGGGGCGATCGGCCCGCCCGTGCCCCTCGCCGACGCCGCGAAGTCGCTGCGCTGGGCGGAGGCGGCGGTGCGGCTCATGGAGCGCGGCCTGCTGCCCGCCGGTGAGGTCCTGCACTGCACCGAGCACACCGAGGCCCTGGTGCTCCTCCAGCCCGAGGAGCTCATCGAGGACCTGGCCCGCCGCTGCCTGGCCCCGCTCGACCACTGCGGCCCCGCCCACGGCCGCCGCCTCGCCGAGACCCTCCTCGCCTGGCTGGAGACCCGCGGCGGCGCCCCCGAGGTCGCGGCCCGCCTCGGAGTCCACCCCCAGACGGTCCGCTACCGCCTGCGGCAGATCAGGGAGCTGTGGGGCGACGAGGTGGACGACCCCGACCGCCGCTTCGAGCTCGAACTGGTGCTCCGCGCACGGCGGTTGAGGGGACTGCTCGGCCCCGCCCAGCCTCCGGGTCCGGGCCGAGTCAGCAGCACTGCCAGGTGA
- a CDS encoding DUF3068 domain-containing protein, whose translation MRRTTSPFSLILLGLGAFLLVLAPMLAWYVEPRAKRTPTDIDTITVFKGKGSYFDTKKIKTVHDKNLTITRQVRGDVADSEESGRAVWDVVTSVDPDKSLPAATPHDSLQWTQERWVTDRKTNKPVHCCGEEPYFEGEAYLKFPFDVEKRSYRWWDNTLGATVPLTYRGTKKIQGYEGLRFTATVKATKTGTRQVPGRLVGQPRKSQVIADEYYANHGIELVADQRTGRIIYAAIGPRKTLRAPGSDKDARVLLDSERVAFTPATQKAQVKLAKDDSDRLKLVGETLPVVTGVLGAVLALAGAVWVVRGRRDDGADGSAGHGNGPGGDGGSAEPGSPNPGTSKTALHPSTM comes from the coding sequence ATGCGCCGCACCACCTCGCCCTTTTCCCTGATCCTCCTAGGCCTCGGCGCGTTCCTTCTGGTCCTGGCACCCATGCTGGCCTGGTACGTCGAGCCACGCGCGAAACGCACACCGACCGATATCGACACCATCACCGTCTTCAAGGGGAAAGGAAGCTATTTCGACACCAAGAAGATCAAAACGGTGCACGACAAGAACCTCACGATCACCCGCCAGGTCCGTGGCGACGTCGCCGACAGCGAGGAGAGCGGGCGGGCCGTCTGGGACGTGGTGACCTCCGTCGACCCGGACAAGTCGCTGCCCGCCGCTACCCCGCACGACTCGCTCCAGTGGACCCAGGAGCGCTGGGTCACCGACCGGAAGACGAACAAGCCGGTGCACTGCTGCGGCGAGGAGCCGTACTTCGAGGGGGAGGCGTACCTGAAGTTCCCCTTCGACGTGGAGAAGCGCTCCTACCGCTGGTGGGACAACACGCTCGGCGCGACGGTGCCGCTCACCTACCGGGGCACGAAGAAGATCCAGGGGTACGAGGGCCTGCGCTTCACGGCGACGGTGAAGGCGACCAAGACCGGCACGCGGCAGGTGCCGGGGCGGCTGGTCGGGCAGCCGAGGAAGAGCCAGGTGATCGCCGACGAGTACTACGCCAACCACGGCATCGAGCTCGTCGCCGACCAGCGCACCGGCCGGATCATCTACGCCGCGATCGGGCCCCGCAAGACGCTGCGCGCGCCCGGCTCGGACAAGGATGCGAGGGTGCTGCTCGACAGCGAGCGCGTCGCCTTCACCCCGGCCACGCAGAAGGCGCAGGTCAAGCTCGCCAAGGACGACAGCGACCGGCTGAAGCTGGTCGGCGAGACTCTTCCGGTGGTTACCGGGGTACTCGGCGCGGTGCTCGCGCTCGCCGGTGCCGTCTGGGTCGTACGCGGGCGCAGGGACGACGGCGCGGACGGCTCCGCCGGGCACGGGAACGGTCCCGGCGGCGACGGCGGATCAGCGGAGCCGGGGAGTCCGAATCCTGGGACGTCCAAGACGGCCCTGCATCCCAGCACGATGTGA
- a CDS encoding organic hydroperoxide resistance protein produces the protein MSIQKIDVKYTAVATAENGRDGRVASDDGKLDVVVNPPKEMGGSGAGTNPEQLFAAGYSACFQGALGVVARKENADISGSTVTAKVGIGQNESGGFGLEVAITASIPNVDAATARSLVEKAHQVCPYSNATRGNIKVELAVA, from the coding sequence ATGTCCATTCAGAAGATCGACGTCAAGTACACCGCGGTCGCCACCGCCGAGAACGGCCGCGACGGCCGTGTGGCCAGCGACGACGGCAAGCTCGACGTCGTCGTGAACCCGCCGAAGGAGATGGGTGGCAGCGGCGCGGGCACCAACCCCGAGCAGCTGTTCGCCGCCGGGTACAGCGCCTGCTTCCAGGGTGCCCTCGGCGTCGTGGCCCGCAAGGAGAACGCCGACATCTCCGGCTCGACCGTGACCGCGAAGGTCGGCATCGGCCAGAACGAGTCCGGCGGCTTCGGCCTGGAGGTGGCGATCACCGCCTCCATCCCGAACGTGGACGCGGCCACCGCGCGGTCCCTGGTCGAGAAGGCGCACCAGGTGTGCCCCTACTCGAACGCCACGCGCGGCAACATCAAGGTCGAGCTCGCGGTCGCCTGA
- a CDS encoding condensation protein: MTALEHPARRADGPGRPPARVPFPVVDEVSRHCLQEEEPETVHIEVHLPGTPDRERLKAAFTEALRRHPRILMREAKGPWYRRRYEWELTDGPDTEVVTFPPPEPDALERARERALAEAPPLSASPPIRLEVVAAEPGSGARSEEDPGAVLFLTINHTALDGPACLRVLATAAELYGGRDNSPAAPPSRTPESAGAAPLLPPEAPSGWSPPARVAQGSPEPSPGNGMLVAELPVPRRPKGSPFTVNDQLMVATALMIVHWNREHGARPKPVRITMPVDDRPRDATMPIGNGTRLVEVPFSAEELAQRDWTPEAIRDLLRRTSDRTRALKALARPQLGHGATLLTAPVLPVTLRAAVTRGLRRAAAPWTSTTLLSNIGRIPYALDFGDAGRAHAVWFSAPARLPRGLTVTTASTAGRLHLALRWSRTLLSHGDGAHLRDLFEHYLHATEDTVTGTSEEGRK, translated from the coding sequence ATGACCGCACTGGAACACCCGGCACGGCGTGCGGACGGCCCCGGCCGGCCGCCCGCGCGCGTGCCGTTCCCCGTCGTCGACGAGGTCTCCCGGCACTGCCTCCAGGAGGAGGAGCCGGAGACCGTGCACATCGAGGTGCACCTGCCGGGCACCCCGGACCGCGAGCGGCTCAAGGCCGCGTTCACCGAGGCCCTGCGCCGCCATCCCCGCATCCTGATGCGGGAGGCCAAGGGGCCCTGGTACCGCCGCCGTTACGAGTGGGAGCTCACCGACGGGCCGGACACCGAGGTGGTGACCTTCCCGCCGCCGGAGCCGGACGCCCTCGAGCGGGCCCGGGAACGGGCGCTGGCCGAGGCGCCCCCGCTGTCGGCCTCGCCGCCCATCCGCCTGGAGGTGGTGGCGGCCGAGCCGGGCTCCGGGGCCCGGTCGGAAGAGGACCCGGGCGCGGTGCTGTTCCTGACCATCAACCACACCGCGCTCGACGGCCCCGCCTGCCTGCGCGTCCTGGCGACGGCCGCCGAGCTGTACGGCGGCCGGGACAACTCCCCGGCCGCGCCGCCCAGCCGTACGCCGGAGAGCGCCGGGGCCGCGCCTTTGCTGCCGCCCGAGGCGCCGTCGGGCTGGTCACCGCCCGCCAGGGTCGCCCAGGGCTCACCGGAGCCCTCGCCCGGCAACGGCATGCTGGTCGCCGAGCTGCCCGTGCCGCGCCGCCCCAAGGGCTCGCCGTTCACCGTGAACGACCAGCTCATGGTGGCGACCGCGCTGATGATCGTGCACTGGAACCGCGAGCACGGCGCGCGGCCGAAGCCCGTGCGCATCACGATGCCGGTGGACGACCGCCCCCGCGACGCGACCATGCCGATCGGCAACGGCACCCGTCTCGTCGAAGTGCCGTTCAGCGCCGAGGAGTTGGCGCAGCGCGACTGGACCCCGGAGGCCATCCGCGACCTGCTGCGCCGCACCTCCGACCGCACCCGCGCGCTGAAGGCCCTGGCCAGGCCCCAACTGGGGCACGGCGCGACGCTGTTGACCGCGCCGGTGCTCCCGGTGACCCTGCGGGCGGCCGTCACCCGCGGGCTGCGCCGGGCCGCCGCGCCCTGGACGTCGACGACACTGCTGAGCAACATCGGCCGCATCCCGTACGCCCTGGACTTCGGCGACGCGGGCCGCGCGCACGCCGTGTGGTTCTCCGCCCCGGCCCGGTTGCCGCGCGGCCTCACGGTGACCACGGCGTCCACCGCGGGCCGGCTGCACCTCGCGCTGCGCTGGTCGAGGACCCTGCTCAGCCACGGCGACGGAGCGCACCTGCGGGATCTGTTCGAGCACTACCTCCACGCGACGGAGGACACCGTGACCGGCACATCCGAGGAGGGGCGGAAGTGA